A window of Synchiropus splendidus isolate RoL2022-P1 chromosome 9, RoL_Sspl_1.0, whole genome shotgun sequence contains these coding sequences:
- the LOC128765010 gene encoding uncharacterized protein LOC128765010: protein MRQETVLADSLHLWIGSLLLWSALLHPHLFELMFARLAFMLKPPWRRHLDAVAVSRGETQVSETRVSETRVPDTRVSETQVSETRVSETPVRDIRVSETRVSETRVSETRVSETRVCETRVSETRVSETRVRETRVRDTQVSETQVSETRVSETRVSETRVRDTQVSETQVSETRVSETRVSETRVRETRVSETRVSETRVSETRVSETQVSETRVSETRVRETQDRETQVRETQVRETQVCETLVPDTRVSETQDCETQVSETRVSETRVSETQDCETQVCEVLAYRAEDRPMKPLGWAQHHGQLSWAEVWLLLELHQELGLQPLSQETKT, encoded by the exons ATGAGGCAGGAGACGGTTCTGGCAGACTCTCTTCATCTGTGGATCGGCTCTCTGTTGCTCTGGTCTGCGCTCCTACATCCACACTTGTTTGAGCTGATGTTTGCAAGGCTGGCTTTCATGCTGAAGCCTCCATGGAGGCGGCACTTGGACGCTGTGGCCGTGAGCAGGGGAGAGACTCAGGTCAGTGAGACTCGGGTCAGTGAGACTCGGGTGCCTGATACTCGGGTCAGTGAGACTCAGGTCAGTGAGACTCGGGTCAGTGAGACTCCGGTGCGTGATATTCGTGTCAGTGAGACTCGGGTCAGTGAGACTCGGGTCAGTGAGACTCGGGTCAGTGAGACTCGGGTCTGTGAGACTCGGGTCAGTGAGACTCGGGTCAGTGAGACTCGGGTCCGTGAGACTCGGGTGCGTGATACTCAGGTCAGTGAGACTCAGGTCAGTGAGACTCGGGTCAGTGAGACACGGGTCAGTGAGACACGGGTGCGTGATACTCAGGTCAGTGAGACTCAGGTCAGTGAGACTCGGGTCAGTGAGACACGGGTCAGTGAGACACGGGTCCGTGAGACTCGGGTCAGTGAGACTCGGGTCAGTGAGACTCGGGTCAGTGAGACTCGTGTCAGTGAGACTCAGGTCAGTGAGACTCGGGTCAGTGAGACTCGGGTCCGTGAGACTCAGGACCGTGAGACTCAGGTGCGTGAGACTCAGGTGCGTGAGACTCAGGTGTGTGAGACTCTGGTGCCTGATACTCGT GTCAGTGAGACTCAGGACTGTGAGACTCAGGTCAGTGAGACTCGGGTCAGTGAGACTCGGGTCAGTGAGACTCAGGACTGTGAGACTCAGGTGTGCGAGGTCCTGGCCTACAGAGCAGAGGACAGACCCATGAAGCCGCTGGGCTGGGcgcagcaccatggacagctctCCTGGGCTGAGGTCTGGCTGCTCCTGGAGCTTCATCAGGAGCTGGGTCTCCAGCCCCTGAGCCAGGAAACGAAGACCTGA